In Rosa chinensis cultivar Old Blush chromosome 1, RchiOBHm-V2, whole genome shotgun sequence, a genomic segment contains:
- the LOC112171362 gene encoding pentatricopeptide repeat-containing protein DOT4, chloroplastic: MALQATEKGWFSKSLYHAYINVYSESSRCLVAETGFVFRLRDWGSWLCGTIVWGKKSVHCFAALGCVKEGECVHGYVCKLGFSYDNTVVNSLMAFYFKNRRIESARKVFDELRDRDVILWNSMISAYVSNGAAEKGVEVFRQMFCPGIDVDLATIINVLMACSGCGNLALGRVVRAYAIKSGFNIDVMFCNNVLDMYSKCGDLSDAIRVFEKMGQRSVVSWTSMIAGYVREGLSDKAIELFCEMEENYVSPDVYTITSILHACACSGSMEKGKDIHKYIREHGMDSSLFVCNLLIVCSILEVQKGNLATG; this comes from the exons ATGGCTCTCCAAGCAACTGAGAAAGGTTGGTTTTCCAAGTCACTTTATCATGCTTATATCAATGTGTATTCTG AAAGTTCAAGGTGTTTGGTGGCGGAGACAGGGTTTGTTTTTCGGCTAAGAGATTGGGGAAGTTGGCTTTGTGGGACAATTGTTTGGGGAAAGAAGAGTGTTCAT TGTTTTGCTGCGCTTGGGTGTGTTAAGGAAGGTGAGTGTGTTCATGGGTATGTATGTAAACTGGGTTTTAGCTATGATAATACTGTGGTGAATTCTCTGATGGCTTTCTATTTCAAGAATAGAAGAATTGAAAGTGCACGGAAGGTGTTTGATGAATTGCGTGACCGAGATGTTATATTGTGGAATTCAATGATTAGTGCGTATGTGTCAAATGGTGCTGCGGAGAAGGGAGTGGAGGTTTTCAGGCAGATGTTTTGTCCAGGGATTGATGTGGACTTGGCTACGATTATCAATGTTCTAATGGCGTGTTCGGGCTGTGGAAATCTTGCATTAGGTAGGGTAGTTCGTGCTTATGCGATAAAATCTGGTTTCAACATAGATGTTATGTTCTGTAATAATGTTCTAGATATGTATTCAAAATGTGGCGATTTGAGTGATGCAATTCGAGTGTTTGAGAAGATGGGTCAAAGAAGTGTTGTGTCGTGGACTTCGATGATAGCAGGTTATGTTCGTGAAGGTCTTTCGGACAAGGCAATCGAGTTGTTTTGTGAAATGGAAGAGAATTATGTTAGCCCAGATGTTTATACAATCACAAGCATACTTCATGCTTGTGCTTGTAGTGGCTCGATGGAAAAAGGCAAGGATATACACAAGTATATTAGAGAACATGGCATGGACTCGAGTTTGTTTGTCTGTAATTTGCTCATTGTTTGTTCTATTTTAGAG GTGCAAAAGGGTAATCTTGCTACTGGTTAA